The proteins below are encoded in one region of Mangifera indica cultivar Alphonso chromosome 7, CATAS_Mindica_2.1, whole genome shotgun sequence:
- the LOC123220653 gene encoding mitogen-activated protein kinase 6-like, whose product MEGGGAAAQQADTEMEEAPSDPQQPLAAPQAAGIENIPATLSHGGRFIQYNIFGNIFEVTAKYRPPIMPIGKGAYGIVCSVLNSETNEHVAIKKIANAFDNKIDAKRTLCEIRLLRHMDHENVSDLAAEFES is encoded by the exons ATGGAGGGAGGAGGTGCCGCGGCCCAGCAGGCAGACACGGAGATGGAAGAGGCGCCATCAGACCCTCAGCAGCCACTGGCGGCTCCTCAGGCGGCGGGGATCGAGAACATCCCGGCGACGTTGAGTCATGGGGGACGATTTATTCAGTACAACATATTTGGGAACATATTTGAAGTGACGGCGAAGTATAGGCCGCCTATTATGCCCATCGGGAAGGGCGCATACGGCATCGTTTG TTCGGTGTTGAATTCGGAGACAAATGAGCATGTGGCAATAAAGAAGATAGCAAATGCATTCGATAATAAGATTGATGCAAAGAGGACTCTTTGTGAGATCAGGTTGCTTCGACACATGGATCATGAAAACGTCA GTGATCTAGCTGCAGAGTTTGAAAGTTAA
- the LOC123220845 gene encoding uncharacterized protein LOC123220845: protein MGFATLQKRAVSRRGSWINLGSFMMANNLILVQFLHGLDLQVVENVEEVEFILAHGTEALGLPSGEARPTSLEDLEKILALCAVKKIPMIVANPDYVTVEARALCVMLGTLAFKYEKLGGEVRWMGKPDKLTSLLHISNISSDNKQISNEHVGVDASNSIAVGDSLHHDIKGANVAGIQSVFTTGGIHANELGLCSFGEVADLSSVQTLSSKYDAYPSYVLPAFIW from the exons ATGGGCTTCGCCACCTTGCAGAAACGCGCTGTTTCAAG GCGTGGTTCTTGGATCAATTTGGGGTCCTTCATGATGGCAAACAACCTTATCCTAGTTCAGTTTCTACAT GGGCTCGACCTTCAAGTTGTAGAGAATGTGGAAGAAGTTGAGTTTATTTTGGCTCATGGTACTGAAGCTTTGGGGCTCCCTTCTGGAGAGGCACGTCCTACTAGTCTTGAGGATCTCGAAAAAATATTGGCACTTTGTGCAGTTAAGAAAATTCCAATGATTGTAGCCAATCCAGATTATGTGACTGTAGAGGCTAGGGCTCTGTGTGTTATGCTTG GTACTTTGGCATTCAAATATGAAAAGCTTGGAGGTGAAGTGAGATGGATGGGCAAGCCTGATAAG TTGACTTCGCTTTTACacatttctaatatttcatcagataataaacaaattagCAATGAACATGTCGGTGTTGATGCTAGCAATTCCATTGCCGTGGGCGATTCCCTTCACCATGATATTAAGGGAGCCAATGTAGCTGGAATCCAGTCAGTATTTACCACTGGAGGAATCCATGCAAATGAACTTGGACTGTGTAGTTTCGGAGAAGTTGCAGATTTATCTTCTGTCCAAACTCTTTCATCAAAATATGATGCATATCCATCATACGTGTTACCAGCATTCATATGGTAA